In Halalkalicoccus sp. CG83, a single genomic region encodes these proteins:
- a CDS encoding sugar phosphate isomerase/epimerase family protein, with protein MYGAEEIEHALGDIAACRYDGVEIGIEKIQAAGSGNVDRWIDDYGLELYLAMGEWIETEAAVQRMVDVMPMVADLGAEFVGILPPQRGRHDESTVEGWLSRISDAALDAGVRPLVHHHGATAVEQPDEIRRYLDAVDGLELVFDTAHYYPYGDNYPSGDVTDGIERFADDIAYVHLKDIDPVKDFTANRDALSNADFHLDNVINYFRSFIDLGQGILDFEEIYGALSDAGYDGHYTIEIENQTEKPLVHAKENYDVWRQVSGD; from the coding sequence ATGTACGGTGCCGAGGAGATCGAGCATGCGCTCGGAGACATCGCTGCCTGCCGGTACGACGGGGTCGAGATCGGTATCGAGAAGATCCAAGCTGCGGGATCCGGGAACGTCGACCGGTGGATCGACGACTATGGACTCGAACTCTACCTCGCCATGGGGGAGTGGATTGAGACTGAGGCGGCGGTCCAACGGATGGTCGACGTCATGCCGATGGTCGCCGACCTCGGGGCCGAGTTCGTTGGGATACTACCCCCACAGCGCGGTCGACACGACGAGTCGACCGTCGAAGGCTGGCTGTCGCGGATAAGCGACGCGGCCCTCGACGCGGGGGTGAGGCCACTTGTTCACCACCACGGCGCGACTGCGGTCGAGCAACCCGACGAGATACGACGCTACCTCGACGCCGTCGATGGACTGGAACTCGTGTTCGACACCGCTCACTACTACCCGTACGGCGACAACTACCCCTCAGGGGACGTGACCGACGGCATCGAGCGGTTCGCCGACGACATCGCCTACGTTCACCTCAAGGACATCGATCCGGTTAAGGACTTCACCGCGAATCGTGACGCGCTGTCGAACGCCGACTTTCACCTCGACAACGTCATCAATTACTTCCGATCGTTCATCGATCTCGGCCAGGGCATCCTCGATTTCGAGGAGATCTACGGAGCGCTGTCGGACGCCGGATACGACGGCCACTACACCATTGAGATCGAAAATCAGACGGAAAAACCGCTCGTCCACGCTAAGGAGAACTACGACGTCTGGCGACAGGTCAGCGGCGACTGA